In the Rhizobium sp. CB3090 genome, one interval contains:
- a CDS encoding GMC family oxidoreductase, which produces MSSGMEEPDIVIIGSGIGGSTVASGLAASGANILILEAGERLEDRPENRDQRAIFVRGHFRPKETWYEKGGKGFNPGNYYNVGGNSKFYGAVLIRYRREDFEEMRHLDGVSPAWPFSYEELEPWYSEAEQLYQVRGSLGDDPWEPPHSRPYPFPPVPDEPAIASVRKRLKENGMHPHPLPLGVDIDKWLLKGRTPWDAHPNSADGKMDAETVALAKALQYPNVKLKTGARVTRLQTAGDGRAIAAVHYSSYGEAHIVRPKLVILAAGAVQSAVLLLRSADDANRRGLANRSDQVGRNFMNHNSSAVLAISPWYRNDSIYQKTFGFNDFYLSDGEGGPPLGNVQLLGRVSGTILKANMPTVPEWLLHRLSAHAIDFYAMSEDLPSPESRIMVEGDRIVLQWVRTNWQAHLDLVRKLKGVLRKAGFPIVLSRPFDKRTPSHQCGTVKIGNDGSEAPLDIFCRAFDHPNLFVVDASFLPTSAAVNPALTVAAQALRVADHIVREELRS; this is translated from the coding sequence ATGAGCAGCGGCATGGAAGAACCGGATATCGTCATCATCGGCTCGGGGATCGGCGGCTCGACCGTTGCTTCCGGCCTTGCCGCCTCGGGCGCCAACATACTGATCCTCGAGGCCGGCGAGAGATTGGAGGACCGGCCGGAAAACCGCGACCAGCGGGCGATCTTCGTGCGCGGTCATTTCCGCCCGAAAGAGACCTGGTACGAGAAGGGCGGCAAGGGGTTCAATCCCGGCAACTATTACAATGTCGGTGGCAATTCGAAATTCTATGGCGCGGTGCTGATCCGCTACCGGCGCGAGGATTTCGAGGAGATGCGGCATCTGGACGGCGTATCACCGGCCTGGCCCTTTTCCTATGAGGAGCTGGAGCCCTGGTATAGCGAGGCGGAACAGCTCTATCAGGTCCGCGGCAGCCTTGGCGATGACCCATGGGAACCGCCGCATTCGCGGCCCTATCCGTTTCCACCGGTACCCGACGAGCCGGCGATCGCCAGTGTCCGCAAACGGCTGAAGGAAAATGGCATGCATCCGCATCCGCTGCCGTTGGGTGTCGATATCGACAAGTGGCTGCTCAAGGGCCGCACGCCATGGGACGCCCATCCGAACAGCGCCGACGGCAAGATGGACGCGGAGACCGTGGCGCTTGCCAAGGCTCTGCAATATCCAAACGTCAAGTTAAAGACCGGCGCACGCGTCACCCGGCTTCAAACCGCAGGTGACGGCCGGGCAATCGCGGCGGTGCATTATTCCTCCTATGGGGAGGCGCATATCGTGCGGCCGAAGCTGGTCATCCTTGCCGCCGGGGCGGTGCAGTCGGCGGTGCTGCTGCTTCGATCGGCTGACGATGCCAATCGGCGCGGGCTTGCCAATCGCTCGGATCAGGTCGGCCGCAACTTCATGAACCACAATTCCTCCGCCGTGCTGGCGATTTCGCCCTGGTATCGGAACGATTCGATCTATCAGAAGACCTTCGGCTTCAACGACTTCTATCTTTCGGATGGCGAAGGCGGACCGCCGCTCGGCAATGTCCAGCTTTTGGGGCGTGTTTCCGGCACGATCCTCAAGGCGAACATGCCGACCGTGCCGGAATGGTTGCTGCACAGGCTTTCCGCCCATGCCATCGATTTCTATGCCATGAGCGAGGATCTGCCGTCGCCGGAAAGCCGGATCATGGTCGAAGGCGACCGGATTGTGCTGCAATGGGTGCGCACCAATTGGCAGGCGCATCTCGATCTGGTGAGAAAGCTGAAGGGCGTACTGCGCAAGGCCGGTTTCCCGATCGTGCTGTCGCGTCCCTTCGACAAGCGCACGCCGTCGCATCAATGCGGCACGGTCAAGATCGGCAATGATGGCTCGGAGGCGCCGCTCGATATTTTCTGCAGGGCCTTCGATCATCCCAATCTGTTCGTTGTCGACGCCAGCTTTCTGCCGACTTCGGCGGCGGTCAATCCGGCGCTGACGGTAGCCGCTCAAGCGCTGCGCGTCGCCGATCATATCGTGCGGGAGGAGCTTCGGTCATGA
- a CDS encoding 3-ketoacyl-ACP reductase encodes MKARRPVAVVTGGRKGIGFGIAQALARSGFDLTITGVETEPPLAELAELKASGGQAIYLPSDLADLSGHVATVEAIGAALGEIDCLVNNAGISPVVRGDFLELAPENFDRIIDVNLRGTVFFTQAVVRSMLAAKMSPTPRSVINITSVSAALSSPERLDYCISKAGLSTFSQGLALRLAETGIAVFEVRPGIIRTDMTAQVSEKYDALIDSGLVPMKRWGEANDVGSIVAALAKGGFGFATGSVISADGGLGIGRL; translated from the coding sequence ATGAAGGCAAGGCGCCCGGTCGCCGTCGTCACCGGCGGCCGCAAGGGGATTGGTTTCGGCATTGCGCAGGCGCTGGCCAGGAGCGGCTTCGATCTGACGATCACCGGCGTCGAGACGGAGCCGCCACTGGCGGAGCTCGCGGAATTGAAGGCGAGCGGCGGGCAGGCGATCTATTTGCCGTCGGATCTTGCCGATCTCTCGGGGCACGTGGCAACCGTCGAAGCGATCGGGGCGGCTTTGGGCGAGATCGATTGCCTCGTCAACAATGCCGGCATCAGCCCTGTCGTGCGCGGCGATTTCCTGGAGTTGGCGCCGGAGAATTTCGATCGGATCATCGATGTCAATCTGCGGGGTACGGTGTTTTTCACCCAGGCCGTCGTTCGTTCGATGCTCGCAGCAAAGATGTCGCCGACGCCGCGTTCGGTGATCAACATCACCTCTGTCTCGGCAGCGCTAAGTTCACCGGAGCGGCTGGATTACTGCATCAGCAAGGCCGGCCTTTCGACTTTCTCGCAGGGGCTGGCGCTGCGGCTGGCAGAGACCGGTATTGCCGTCTTCGAGGTCCGCCCCGGCATCATCCGTACCGACATGACGGCGCAGGTGTCGGAGAAATACGACGCATTGATAGACAGCGGGCTGGTGCCGATGAAGCGCTGGGGCGAGGCTAATGATGTCGGCAGCATCGTCGCGGCGCTGGCCAAAGGCGGTTTCGGCTTTGCCACGGGATCGGTGATTTCCGCGGATGGCGGGCTGGGTATTGGGAGATTGTGA
- the ugpC gene encoding sn-glycerol-3-phosphate ABC transporter ATP-binding protein UgpC, protein MSFLKITNLRKSYGSLEILKDINIEIEKGGFLVLVGPSGWGKSTLLNTIAGLEPITSGDIAIAGRSVNGLPPSQRDIAMVFQSYALYPNMTVAGNIAFGMEIRKVPKEEREKAIKQVADMLQIGHLLDRKPSQLSGGQRQRVAMGRALVRDPQVFLFDEPLSNLDAKLRVDMRTEIKRLHQRMKTTIVYVTHDQIEAMTLATKIAVLKDGVLQQFGTPAEIYNHPANTFVADFMGSPAMNLLTATVESGPTGLQVSLDRPNGAAPLKLPVNGSGAALGAHAGRDVIFGIRPEALTDLDGADRNAHSLAEGDCLIEVVEPAGSDTFAIIRLGGKSVVARLRADARIAAGQTTRLAFNLDKAVFFDPQSQIRIG, encoded by the coding sequence ATGTCCTTCCTGAAAATCACCAATCTGCGCAAATCCTACGGATCGCTCGAGATCCTGAAGGACATCAATATCGAGATCGAAAAGGGCGGGTTTCTCGTGCTCGTCGGCCCGTCCGGCTGGGGCAAGTCCACCCTGCTCAACACCATCGCCGGGCTGGAGCCGATCACTTCTGGCGACATCGCCATTGCCGGCCGCTCGGTCAACGGCCTGCCGCCATCGCAACGCGACATCGCCATGGTGTTCCAATCCTATGCGCTCTATCCGAACATGACGGTTGCCGGCAATATCGCCTTCGGCATGGAAATCCGCAAAGTTCCGAAGGAAGAACGCGAGAAGGCGATCAAGCAAGTGGCCGACATGCTGCAGATTGGGCATCTGCTCGACCGCAAGCCCAGCCAGCTTTCCGGCGGCCAGCGCCAGCGCGTCGCCATGGGCCGGGCGCTGGTGCGTGATCCGCAGGTTTTCCTCTTCGATGAGCCACTCTCCAACCTCGATGCCAAGCTGCGCGTCGACATGCGCACCGAGATCAAGCGCCTGCATCAGCGTATGAAGACGACGATCGTCTACGTGACACATGACCAGATCGAGGCGATGACGCTGGCGACCAAGATCGCCGTCTTGAAGGACGGTGTGTTGCAGCAATTCGGAACGCCGGCGGAAATCTATAACCACCCCGCCAATACGTTTGTCGCGGACTTCATGGGCTCGCCCGCCATGAACCTGCTGACGGCGACGGTCGAGAGCGGGCCGACGGGATTGCAGGTGTCGCTCGACCGGCCGAACGGTGCCGCCCCCCTGAAGCTGCCGGTCAACGGCAGCGGCGCTGCTCTCGGTGCCCATGCGGGCAGGGATGTGATCTTCGGCATCCGGCCGGAGGCATTGACCGACCTTGACGGTGCGGACCGCAATGCCCATTCGCTTGCCGAGGGTGACTGCCTGATCGAGGTCGTCGAGCCGGCGGGTTCGGACACTTTCGCGATCATCCGTCTCGGCGGCAAATCCGTCGTGGCGCGGCTGCGCGCCGACGCTCGCATCGCTGCCGGCCAGACGACGCGCCTTGCCTTCAACCTCGACAAGGCGGTGTTCTTCGATCCGCAGAGCCAAATTCGGATAGGATGA